From Cucumis melo cultivar AY chromosome 1, USDA_Cmelo_AY_1.0, whole genome shotgun sequence, a single genomic window includes:
- the LOC103489656 gene encoding WRKY transcription factor 71-like isoform X1, with amino-acid sequence MSNDEGKNVYQQYDPFQYNQLDMNRSIFHQQAAAAALDPGLMSFTNFFDTSSLDYNSLSKAFDVSCCSSQVISAVDDMSKKKASTTTPNSSVSSSSNEAVVEEDSVKSNKLEDIKGRCENKDEEKSKKQNSNLSKKKEKRPREPRFAFLTKSEIDHLEDGYRWRKYGQKAVKNSPYPRSYYRCTSQKCVVKKRVERSYQDPSVVITTYEGQHNHHCPATLRGHSAGIMSSPFYASASTSVTAASSGPTLPQELFSHLLPTNNCQNDPASMMYQNLSLQQHLQMPDHYGLLQDLFTQK; translated from the exons ATGTCAAATGATGAAGGGAAAAATGTGTACCAGCAGTATGATCCATTTCAATACAACCAATTGGATATGAACCGTTCGATCTTCCATCAACAAGCTGCAGCGGCGGCGTTGGATCCTGGCTTGATGAGTTTCACTAATTTCTTCGATACCAGCTCTTTGGATTATAATAGCCTGTCGAAGGCGTTCGATGTGTCGTGCTGTTCATCTCAAGTCATTTCTGCAGTGGACGACATGTCGAAAAAGAAGGCTTCAACGACAACCCCAAATTCTTCAGTGTCGTCTTCATCTAATGAAGCTGTAGTTGAAGAGGATTCAGTGAAGAGCAACAAATTAGAAGACATAAAAGGGCGGTGCGAGAATAAAGATGAAGAAAAGTCTAAGAAACA GAACAGCAATTTatcaaaaaagaaagagaaacgGCCGAGGGAGCCCCGTTTTGCTTTCTTGACTAAGAGTGAGATTGATCATCTTGAAGATGGATATAGATGGAGAAAATATGGTCAGAAAGCAGTTAAAAATAGTCCTTACCCCAG AAGCTACTATAGATGCACCAGCCAAAAATGTGTAGTGAAAAAACGAGTTGAAAGATCATATCAAGATCCATCTGTGGTGATTACTACATATGAAGGCCAACACAACCACCATTGCCCAGCTACACTCCGAGGCCATTCTGCAGGGATCATGTCGTCTCCATTCTACGCATCGGCATCAACATCAGTAACAGCAGCCTCATCCGGGCCTACGCTTCCCCAAGAACTCTTCTCACATTTGTTACCAACCAATAACTGCCAAAACGACCCGGCCTCAATGATGTACCAAAATCTAAGCCTTCAACAACACCTTCAAATGCCTGATCATTACGGTTTGTTGCAAGATTTATTCACTCAAAAATAG
- the LOC103489656 gene encoding WRKY transcription factor 71-like isoform X2 — protein sequence MSNDEGKNVYQQYDPFQYNQLDMNRSIFHQQAAAAALDPGLMSFTNFFDTSSLDYNSLSKAFDVSCCSSQVISAVDDMSKKKASTTTPNSSVSSSSNEAVVEEDSVKSNKLEDIKGRCENKDEEKSKKQNSNLSKKKEKRPREPRFAFLTKSEIDHLEDGYRWRKYGQKAVKNSPYPSAVPFLASKALEEHESFCLTIPYPKFFPILVSCKKLL from the exons ATGTCAAATGATGAAGGGAAAAATGTGTACCAGCAGTATGATCCATTTCAATACAACCAATTGGATATGAACCGTTCGATCTTCCATCAACAAGCTGCAGCGGCGGCGTTGGATCCTGGCTTGATGAGTTTCACTAATTTCTTCGATACCAGCTCTTTGGATTATAATAGCCTGTCGAAGGCGTTCGATGTGTCGTGCTGTTCATCTCAAGTCATTTCTGCAGTGGACGACATGTCGAAAAAGAAGGCTTCAACGACAACCCCAAATTCTTCAGTGTCGTCTTCATCTAATGAAGCTGTAGTTGAAGAGGATTCAGTGAAGAGCAACAAATTAGAAGACATAAAAGGGCGGTGCGAGAATAAAGATGAAGAAAAGTCTAAGAAACA GAACAGCAATTTatcaaaaaagaaagagaaacgGCCGAGGGAGCCCCGTTTTGCTTTCTTGACTAAGAGTGAGATTGATCATCTTGAAGATGGATATAGATGGAGAAAATATGGTCAGAAAGCAGTTAAAAATAGTCCTTACCCCAG TGCAGTACCCTTTCTTGCATCCAAAGCTTTAGAGGAGCATGAATCTTTTTGTCTTACTATTCCTTATCCCAAGTTCTTTCCGATACTTGTTTCATGTAAG AAGCTACTATAG
- the LOC103489656 gene encoding WRKY transcription factor 71-like isoform X3 produces the protein MSNDEGKNVYQQYDPFQYNQLDMNRSIFHQQAAAAALDPGLMSFTNFFDTSSLDYNSLSKAFDVSCCSSQVISAVDDMSKKKASTTTPNSSVSSSSNEAVVEEDSVKSNKLEDIKGRCENKDEEKSKKQNSNLSKKKEKRPREPRFAFLTKSEIDHLEDGYRWRKYGQKAVKNSPYPSAVPFLASKALEEHESFCLTIPYPKFFPILVS, from the exons ATGTCAAATGATGAAGGGAAAAATGTGTACCAGCAGTATGATCCATTTCAATACAACCAATTGGATATGAACCGTTCGATCTTCCATCAACAAGCTGCAGCGGCGGCGTTGGATCCTGGCTTGATGAGTTTCACTAATTTCTTCGATACCAGCTCTTTGGATTATAATAGCCTGTCGAAGGCGTTCGATGTGTCGTGCTGTTCATCTCAAGTCATTTCTGCAGTGGACGACATGTCGAAAAAGAAGGCTTCAACGACAACCCCAAATTCTTCAGTGTCGTCTTCATCTAATGAAGCTGTAGTTGAAGAGGATTCAGTGAAGAGCAACAAATTAGAAGACATAAAAGGGCGGTGCGAGAATAAAGATGAAGAAAAGTCTAAGAAACA GAACAGCAATTTatcaaaaaagaaagagaaacgGCCGAGGGAGCCCCGTTTTGCTTTCTTGACTAAGAGTGAGATTGATCATCTTGAAGATGGATATAGATGGAGAAAATATGGTCAGAAAGCAGTTAAAAATAGTCCTTACCCCAG TGCAGTACCCTTTCTTGCATCCAAAGCTTTAGAGGAGCATGAATCTTTTTGTCTTACTATTCCTTATCCCAAGTTCTTTCCGATACTTGTTTCAT AA